tagtttttaacttttgtttcttttatttctttactgtttcttctattttttttttgctgcatccattttttcattaatttcccaacacaaatttaaacaaaacggacaatttttgatacatttttttgtgtgtattttgggcaattttattatagaattttcATTTCAATGACGGGATCACAAGATCAGAGAGTCACCCCAATCTTCCAATTCCGATGACGCTGTGTAACCTTCGAACGGTGCAATTGAACGGGTTGCACTGGTGCAGGCGCAGCGTCGCGACGCCAAAGTCGCGGCTTTGATTGCGCGTGGCGCTCCCGCTCGATATCCGCTGCGGTGAAGCCGGTCATCCGGTCCGCCACCGCGACTGGTAGCGACAAACGTCGTCGTGCcgacggtggtggtggcggcgatGGTGGTGGGAGCAGCCTCCGTTTTATTTCTGTCACGGTCTCGTTGCAGCTTGGACCGACCTCGCGAGTGCGTTCCTTTCGCGAGAGTCTCTCTCGCGTACACGAAGATCGtcaaacgacgacgacgacgataacgaCGATAGCGACGACGGCGACAAAAAGTCGCGCGATGGAGGACAGTTACATGGTTCACAGACGTCGCAAGGCGGCTGCTAGAAAGCGTGAGAAGACGCCCGATCCCTCATCAAGGGGTGCCGCGTCACGCAGCACAAACACTTCCGACGATGAAGACGAAGAGAGACGCGCCAGAATGGAGAGGATGGCTGAAGAAGCGGAGAAAATGGAGCAGGAACAGAAAGAGAATAGACTGTCGCAACAGCAGAAACAGGAAATGCCCCAGAAAGAAGAGAACAAGGACAAGAAAGGGAATAATGGGGAACAGCGTCCCGCCAGAAGAAAGGACAGGACTGATGCGAGAAATTCTGCAAATGTGGATGACATGATCGCTATACGCGCCGAGGTGGCTGCCAAGTCGGCTGGGAATAGTTTGAAAACACATGAGACTGACGTTGTAGCAGCTGATGACAACAACTCGCGACCGGTAAAGCAGGTTATTGAAGTAGCGAAGAGATTTGATGATGATATCACAAAGAAAGACAATATCAAATCTGAAATTGTTCAGGCGGCCAATGATAATGTTGTTCAGCAAGAGATATCGGAGACGCCGAAAGAAACAAGTGGCGAAATCGACAGACCTGTCGAAGCTCGCAAAATTGAAAGGCGACTTAAAAGGAAGTCGAAGGAACGCGTGGAGAAATATTGCCGATCGACAGACTCCAGCGATGTGGATGAAAAGAGCGAGTTGAATCGAAGACGAACAAAATCACCGGAAGCAATGAGATCCAGGGTGAAAAAGACGAGTGGAAGGAGTCGGGAATATGATCCGGAAACGCAGAAAAGGGATACCGAGAGATCTAACCGAGAGAAGAGATCATCGAGTCGACAGAAGCTGGAAGATGAGCCTCGGATCAGGGAAGACTCCGCGCCACGTTCAAAATCTTATAGTCAGGCCGAAGATACGGACGAAGGTCTCAAGATCGTCAAGAAGAGTGAGAATTTTCCACAGAAAACTGCCGAGGAACGGATGGTAAAGAGATCCACGATTGAGAAGAAGAAGCAGATCATTCCGCTTAGCAACGAAAGCCTGATCGAGGATTTTGCGAGGGCTCAGAGGGAGTACCTGTTAAGGGAACGCAGCATCTTGGATGCGGAAGTCGCAGACGAGTTTCAGGACCAGGTTGAAGTTAGTTCCTTAAGGAGGCGGAAGTTGAATCTGACGTACAGCGAGAGCGAGCAAGAAGACATCGTTCAGAATGTAACGCAATCTTCCGATGTAGTTGACAAGAAAAAATCGTGGTTCTCTCGGTTGTTCTTCTGGCGCAGAAGCGCAGGAAAGAAGGATGAAGATACCGAAGAGAAGAAGATTGAGAACGAACCGGAGCCCGTTCCAAAAATCGAAGAGATCAAAGTGAAGAAGCAAGAAGCTGCAGAAAAGATTACACTATTGGATTTCTTTAGAGCTCTCAGAGACATTGTCAGCGAATTCAAGACTTTCGTGGAGCAGAATCCACGTGAGACTATGATCATCAGGCGGCTACGTAATCGCTGCATAGCCGAACTGTTGCTCATGATAATCTACTGTGGCCTAGGCGGTTTCATCTTTCGTTTCGTCGAGGGCGCCTTCGAAACATTCTACAAATGTGGTGTGAAGCGCGTGAAGCGCGACTTCCTAGACACTTTGTGGAATTACAGTCACAGTTTGAGGGAGGACGACTGGAAGAGCATGGCGCGCAGGAAATTGATGGAATTCGAGGAGCAGCTTCACACAGCTCACGAAGCCGGCCTACAAACGTATAGTGGTCAAAAAAGTTGGAGTTTTTTGAATGCGGTCGTATACTGTCTCACTGTCATCACCACCATTGGTGAGAATACGTTGGTTGGTGGAAGGCTGAAGGTGGCATTTTTCTAATTTGCAGAAGTAATCTTCTATAGTagcttctttttattttttttatataatattgttcttcaaaatatcatatgcaaaattttttaagaaaacttttGATAAAGAAATAGCTTCTCCGGACTGAAACAGTTTtcaaaagaaacaaagaaaatttgttaaaactgaatatttcaaaatatttttaatatttatcttttctttcgTGTGTATTTTAAGTCACACcacttaaaacaatttttcttcttttaaaattaaaattcttttgaattaaaaacaaaataaattccattatataaatatcatactATTAAATTACTAGTCGCAACTAGTCTTAAAATTGTGAcggttttaatattaattattctgaaaaaataaattggcattatatttatgcattatatttatgcattttatttattgcaacagtagtagacaaaattaaaataattatatccgttatttgtaaaataactatGTGTTGTAAAAGCTCACGAATAAGTTTCCTGAATTGCGATGACGTAAAACTTTTTATGAGCCCCGTATTGATTTTCTGATATACGAATGTAATTCTGGTATCCATGCAAAGAGAgatcaagaaaaatatgtacacatcggtgaaataataattcatttaaaaaagatgaaGCATTTATCTGAAATGCACCTATCTTAATTGCattgaatttaaaaacattagcaaattaagaaataaaaatcgttGCAGAAAAcctaatctaaaataatttattaaaaattttacggtatttttaaatattttttaaattaaacagcTTGTTCTGTTTAAAGCTTGTGCCTACTGTTTATATCGTTTAGATCGCCAAGACGCGATAAATTTGGATCATGGACAAGAAAACTTCGGAAGCTCGACATTGTTGATTCGCATTATGCAATGCTCGCAATGAGGACAGTTTTTTCGATCAGATGATAAACAagtagaaaaaattacatttaaatttaaagtcatACGTTAatcgtataaattataaatggaaATTTGACTTGCATTCCCTAAATCATACGAGTCAATTGCAGTCAGTTTACGAGAAAACAACCGCCTTAGCTGCGTTGAATAATCTAAACTTAGACTTTACTCGCGATGTGCGTAAACGCGCCGCTTTTGCAGCGACGATTCAGAAATTGACGCAAACAAAATAAACTATGACTATTAAGATTTCATTTTATGTCGTACAATTAAATTTGGCAATATaatcttacatttttataataaaatgtatataaatagtataattatattacttataataattatataattttgacatatatatttatataattttttactatatgtatattatacataataaaattacataatatgattttattatgtataatttgttacatattatgttaaaaaatatataaaatataacaaataaagatcacattataaatttaaattttaatacagagTCACAACtgttgagttaattttttttaccccagaataaatattgcataaataaacGCAGATAAATATATCGACCATACCATGCTGACTGAACGATATTTCATTGCAGGATATGGCCATATGGCGCCAAGTACGAACACAGGAAGAGCTATCACGATTGTATATGCTATTTTCGGCATTCCGATGTTTCTCATCATTTTGGCCGACTTCGGTAAATTATTTACACGTGGTATAAAGTTCCTGTGGGCATTTGTGAGGAGGCTGTACTATACTGGTAGTTGCCGCAAAGTTCGTCGCACTGCACCCGTTCAGGTAAAATAACTCCATGTAAACGTTTAGAGAAGATTAAAGAAGAAACTACAATTTTCCAGGAATTTCTAGAATCCGTATATctgcaatttataatattgtgcACTTTTAGTACATTTTTGGCATTCTGCTTTTGCCGCAATATTTTTTGGGTCAGACTAACCATTCAGATTAGTAATTTTATCTTGTGAAATTCACAGGAAGTTATGAAGGGTGTGCAACTCGTTTATGATCTTGCGAAATTTCGGCGGCCCTCGCAAATGAATCTAGAGGAGATAGAAGAAATTCAGAGGCAGCAAGAGTTGCAGGCCCAGCAGCCGCAGACGGTCCTGAATGTGGACGCCAATTCACCAGACACGCCGGGTACGCCGGCAATGTCGGCGTTCGCTATCGATGACGAGTTCAATTTACCGATTTCGGTAGCAATCATCATTCTCCTGGCTTATATTTTCATAGGAGCCACGTTATACACCGTGTCGGAGGATTGGGGCTTTTTCGAGAGTTTCTACTTTGTCTTCATC
The Solenopsis invicta isolate M01_SB chromosome 16, UNIL_Sinv_3.0, whole genome shotgun sequence genome window above contains:
- the LOC105199302 gene encoding uncharacterized protein LOC105199302 isoform X2; translation: MEDSYMVHRRRKAAARKREKTPDPSSRGAASRSTNTSDDEDEERRARMERMAEEAEKMEQEQKENRLSQQQKQEMPQKEENKDKKGNNGEQRPARRKDRTDARNSANVDDMIAIRAEVAAKSAGNSLKTHETDVVAADDNNSRPVKQVIEVAKRFDDDITKKDNIKSEIVQAANDNVVQQEISETPKETSGEIDRPVEARKIERRLKRKSKERVEKYCRSTDSSDVDEKSELNRRRTKSPEAMRSRVKKTSGRSREYDPETQKRDTERSNREKRSSSRQKLEDEPRIREDSAPRSKSYSQAEDTDEGLKIVKKSENFPQKTAEERMVKRSTIEKKKQIIPLSNESLIEDFARAQREYLLRERSILDAEVADEFQDQVEVSSLRRRKLNLTYSESEQEDIVQNVTQSSDVVDKKKSWFSRLFFWRRSAGKKDEDTEEKKIENEPEPVPKIEEIKVKKQEAAEKITLLDFFRALRDIVSEFKTFVEQNPRETMIIRRLRNRCIAELLLMIIYCGLGGFIFRFVEGAFETFYKCGVKRVKRDFLDTLWNYSHSLREDDWKSMARRKLMEFEEQLHTAHEAGLQTYSGQKSWSFLNAVVYCLTVITTIGYGHMAPSTNTGRAITIVYAIFGIPMFLIILADFGKLFTRGIKFLWAFVRRLYYTGSCRKVRRTAPVQEVMKGVQLVYDLAKFRRPSQMNLEEIEEIQRQQELQAQQPQTVLNVDANSPDTPGTPAMSAFAIDDEFNLPISVAIIILLAYIFIGATLYTVSEDWGFFESFYFVFISMSTIGFGDYVPQDPIYMVCSIVYLVFGLALTSMCINVVQVMLSDSFKQASQKIGATIGFEVAEDDNSVKPAPPPPVEVADVHMTAKEPESGEKIAPKAKQEDVDL
- the LOC105199302 gene encoding uncharacterized protein LOC105199302 isoform X1, with translation MEDSYMVHRRRKAAARKREKTPDPSSRGAASRSTNTSDDEDEERRARMERMAEEAEKMEQEQKENRLSQQQKQEMPQKEENKDKKGNNGEQRPARRKDRTDARNSANVDDMIAIRAEVAAKSAGNSLKTHETDVVAADDNNSRPVKQVIEVAKRFDDDITKKDNIKSEIVQAANDNVVQQEISETPKETSGEIDRPVEARKIERRLKRKSKERVEKYCRSTDSSDVDEKSELNRRRTKSPEAMRSRVKKTSGRSREYDPETQKRDTERSNREKRSSSRQKLEDEPRIREDSAPRSKSYSQAEDTDEGLKIVKKSENFPQKTAEERMVKRSTIEKKKQIIPLSNESLIEDFARAQREYLLRERSILDAEVADEFQDQVEVSSLRRRKLNLTYSESEQEDIVQNVTQSSDVVDKKKSWFSRLFFWRRSAGKKDEDTEEKKIENEPEPVPKIEEIKVKKQEAAEKITLLDFFRALRDIVSEFKTFVEQNPRETMIIRRLRNRCIAELLLMIIYCGLGGFIFRFVEGAFETFYKCGVKRVKRDFLDTLWNYSHSLREDDWKSMARRKLMEFEEQLHTAHEAGLQTYSGQKSWSFLNAVVYCLTVITTIGYGHMAPSTNTGRAITIVYAIFGIPMFLIILADFGKLFTRGIKFLWAFVRRLYYTGSCRKVRRTAPVQEVMKGVQLVYDLAKFRRPSQMNLEEIEEIQRQQELQAQQPQTVLNVDANSPDTPGTPAMSAFAIDDEFNLPISVAIIILLAYIFIGATLYTVSEDWGFFESFYFVFISMSTIGFGDYVPQMDPIYMVCSIVYLVFGLALTSMCINVVQVMLSDSFKQASQKIGATIGFEVAEDDNSVKPAPPPPVEVADVHMTAKEPESGEKIAPKAKQEDVDL